The following coding sequences lie in one Chlorocebus sabaeus isolate Y175 chromosome 29, mChlSab1.0.hap1, whole genome shotgun sequence genomic window:
- the PARP2 gene encoding poly [ADP-ribose] polymerase 2: MAARRRRSTRGGRARALNESKRVNNGNTTPEDSSPAKKTRRCQRQGSKKMPVTGGNANEDRTEDKQDEFVKALLLKGKVPVDPECTAKVGKAHVYCEGSDVYDVMLNQTNLQFNNNKYYLIQLLEDDAQRNFSVWMRWGRVGKMGQHSLVACSGNLNKAKEIFEKKFLDKTKNNWEDREKFEKVPGKYDMLQMDYATNTQDEEETKKEESLKSPLKPESQLDLRVQELIKLICNVQAMEEMMMEMKYNTKKAPLGKLTVAQIKAGYQSLKKIEDCIRAGQHGRALMEACNEFYTRIPHDFGLRTPPLIRTQKELSEKIQLLEALGDIEIAIKLVKTELQSPEHPLDQHYRNLHCALHPLDHESYEFKVISQYLQSTHAPTHSDYTMTLLDLFEVEKEGEKEAFREDLHNRMLLWHGSRLSNWVGILSHGLRIAPPEAPITGYMFGKGIYFADMSSKSANYCFASHLKNLGLLLLSEVALGQCNELLEANPKAEGLLQGKHSTKGLGKMAPSSAHFVTLNGSTVPLGPASDTGILNPDGYTLNYNEYIVYNPNQVRMRYLLKVQFNFLQLW; the protein is encoded by the exons ATGGCGGCGCGGCGACGACGGAGCACCCGCGGCGGCAGAGCGAGAG CattaaatgaaagcaaaagagTTAATAATGGCAACACAACTCCAGAAGACTCTTCCCCTGCCAAGAAAACTCGCAGATGCCAGAGACAGGGGTCGAAAAAGATGCCTGTGACTGGAGGAAACGCTAATGAGGACAGGACAGAAGACAAGCAAGATG AATTTGTGAAGGCCTTGCTGTTAAAGGGCAAAGTTCCTGTGGACCCAGAATGTACAGCCAAGGTGGGGAAG gcTCATGTGTATTGTGAAGGAAGTGATGTCTATGATGTCATGCTAAATCAG ACCAATCTCCAGTTCAACAACAACAAGTACTATCTGATTCAGCTATTAGAAGATGATGCCCAGAGGAACTTCAGTGTTTGGATGAGATGGGGCCGAG TTGGGAAAATGGGACAGCACAGCCTGGTGGCTTGTTCAGGCAATCTCAACAAGGCCAAGGAAATCTTTGAGAAGAA ATTCcttgacaaaacaaaaaacaattgggAAGATCGAGAAAAGTTTGAGAAGGTGCCTGGAAAATATGATATGCTACAGATGGACTATGCCACCAATACTCAG gatgaagaggaaacaaagaaagaggaaTCTCTTAAATCTCCCTTGAAGCCAGAGTCACAGCTAGATCTTCGGGTACAGGAGTTAATAAAGTTAATCTGTAATGTTCAGGCCATGGAAGAAATGATGATGGAAATGAAGTATAACACCAAGAAAGCCCCACTTG ggaagctgacagtggcACAAATCAAGGCAGGTTACCAGTCTCTTAAGAAGATTGAGGATTGTATTCGGGCTGGCCAGCATGGACGAGCTCTCATGGAAGCATGCAATGAATTCTACACCAGGATTCCGCATGACTTTGG ACTCCGTACTCCTCCACTAATCCGGACACAGAAGGAACTGTCAGAAAAAATACAATTACTAGAG GCTTTGGGAGACATTGAAATTGCTATTAAGCTGGTGAAAACAGAGCTACAAAGCCCAGAACACCCATTGGACCAACACTATAGAAACCTACATTGTGCCTTGCACCCTCTTGACCATGAAAGTTATGAGTTCAAA GTTATTTCCCAGTACCTACAATCCACCCATGCTCCCACACACAGCGACTATACCATGACCTTGCTGGATTTGTTTGAAGTAGAGAAGGAGGgtgagaaagaagccttcagagagGACCTTCATAACAG GATGCTTCTATGGCATGGTTCCAGGCTGAGTAACTGGGTGGGAATCTTGAGCCATGGGCTTCGAATTGCCCCACCTGAAGCTCCCATCACAGGTTACATG tTTGGGAAAGGAATCTACTTTGCTGACATGTCTTCCAAGAGTGCCAATTACTGCTTTGCCTCTCACCTAAAGAATTTAGGACTGCTGCTCTTAtcagag GTAGCTCTAGGTCAGTGTAATGAACTACTAGAGGCCAATCCTAAGGCCGAAGGATTGCTTCAAGGTAAACACAGCACCAAGGGGCTGGGCAAGATGGCTCCCAGTTCTGCCCACTTCGTCACCCT GAATGGGAGTACAGTGCCATTAGGACCAGCAAGTGACACAGGAATTCTGAATCCAGATGGTTATACCCTCAACTACAATGAATATATTGTCTATAACCCCAACCAGGTCCGTATGCGGTACCTGTTAAAGGTTCAGTTTAATTTCCTGCAGCTGTGGTGA